One genomic region from bacterium encodes:
- a CDS encoding GntR family transcriptional regulator: MPQAWNDRDPIFLQIRDRIVRLILGGTLKPEEQLPSVRQVAAEVAVNPITVMKAYQLLADEGVLEKRRGLGMFIREGAWQRLMEQERRRFLETEWPQIRQRIQALGLSVEELTAGLPAPPANQGGPDHD, encoded by the coding sequence GGGACCCCATCTTCCTGCAGATCCGCGACCGCATCGTGCGCCTGATCCTGGGGGGCACGCTGAAGCCCGAGGAGCAGTTGCCTTCGGTGCGGCAGGTGGCGGCGGAGGTGGCGGTCAATCCCATCACAGTGATGAAGGCCTACCAGCTCCTGGCCGACGAGGGGGTGCTGGAGAAGAGGAGGGGACTGGGCATGTTCATCCGGGAGGGCGCCTGGCAGCGCCTGATGGAGCAGGAGCGGCGGCGCTTCCTGGAGACGGAGTGGCCGCAGATCCGCCAGCGCATCCAGGCGCTGGGCCTGTCGGTGGAGGAGCTGACCGCCGGCCTTCCGGCGCCGCCAGCCAACCAGGGAGGGCCGGACCATGACTGA